A stretch of the Oenococcus sp. UCMA 16435 genome encodes the following:
- a CDS encoding glycosyltransferase — protein sequence MPKLFIDDTRKATVSAVVVTYNRLELLKQSVSALQNQYSKTLKHIIIVNGASTDGTEKWIEQEAKKDDKIIVLNLPKNVGGAGGFNQGIRAFMEKTNDDFVWLMDDDSLVTGNSLERLLEVWKLDPTAGMAASHDIWKDGTWANMNMAAPLFYDKIKVYYGDQPFVRIKHSTFVSTIVSRMAVLKVGLPQKEYFIWGDDIEYSQRVTHFFPGFFVRNSIVLHASGQNPLPGDISGENDKRRLPRYLNEFRNRLCTSRRRHSLQKYLKTLAHNIFDLLKVLLKPGVKFRFAKLSIIIKGTWSGFFFNPPIEYADSDYQYRAEVTEKTWK from the coding sequence ATGCCTAAATTATTTATCGATGATACTCGTAAAGCTACTGTTAGTGCAGTTGTTGTCACATATAATCGTTTGGAATTATTAAAACAATCTGTCTCGGCGCTTCAAAATCAATATAGCAAAACTTTAAAACATATTATTATTGTCAATGGTGCTTCAACCGACGGGACTGAAAAATGGATTGAACAGGAAGCTAAAAAAGACGATAAAATCATAGTTTTGAATTTACCGAAAAATGTTGGCGGTGCTGGCGGTTTCAATCAAGGAATTCGTGCATTTATGGAAAAAACAAATGATGATTTTGTTTGGTTGATGGATGATGATTCCCTTGTAACCGGGAATTCTCTTGAACGCTTATTGGAAGTATGGAAACTTGACCCGACTGCTGGAATGGCGGCTAGCCATGATATTTGGAAAGACGGCACATGGGCCAATATGAATATGGCGGCACCGCTTTTCTATGATAAAATAAAAGTTTATTATGGCGACCAGCCCTTTGTAAGAATTAAACATTCTACTTTTGTCTCGACAATTGTTTCTAGGATGGCTGTTTTAAAGGTCGGATTGCCACAGAAGGAATATTTTATTTGGGGAGATGATATCGAGTATAGCCAACGAGTTACCCATTTTTTCCCTGGTTTTTTTGTTAGAAATTCGATTGTTTTACATGCTAGCGGGCAAAATCCTTTGCCCGGAGACATTTCTGGCGAAAATGATAAACGACGTTTGCCACGTTATTTAAACGAATTTAGAAATCGTCTTTGTACTTCACGCCGACGCCATTCTTTACAAAAATATCTAAAAACACTTGCTCATAATATCTTTGATTTGTTAAAAGTTCTTTTAAAACCTGGTGTCAAATTCAGGTTTGCAAAACTTAGCATTATTATTAAAGGGACTTGGAGCGGTTTCTTCTTTAATCCGCCAATTGAATATGCCGATTCGGATTATCAATATCGTGCCGAGGTTACAGAAAAGACATGGAAATAA
- a CDS encoding glycosyltransferase family 2 protein, with protein sequence MPQNKPEPLVSVIMPVYNQLDFLDQAIKSILRQSYSNLELIIIDDGSNSETQNFLSRTADSDQRVKVFHQTNAGQSVARNNGLSKAKGIYVYFMDSDDLVDTDLINQSVELSQRLKADTIIFDIGELNEKGEHILMNDGPNYQQTQLLSTQEALSLIIRYSRFVGPFNYFARKDVYTKNQILFPENMIFEDQISTPTVYSHATKIAFLAGRSMYWYRRRGSSATGEKWTKNLKQTITDLFFALDKERQIYLNFFDKKYIDNWHFHRMIRFYNFYFPLNIRRKFAKKMKNDIDSIGISTLTRREKITYRAASSTYINYFYRNFRKIKDM encoded by the coding sequence ATGCCGCAAAATAAACCTGAACCATTAGTGTCTGTAATTATGCCTGTTTATAATCAACTGGATTTTCTTGATCAAGCTATCAAAAGTATTTTGAGGCAAAGCTATTCTAATTTGGAATTAATCATTATTGATGATGGCTCGAATTCGGAAACACAAAATTTTTTGTCGCGAACCGCTGACTCGGATCAACGCGTTAAAGTTTTTCATCAAACTAATGCAGGACAATCGGTCGCTAGGAACAATGGACTTTCAAAAGCAAAGGGTATTTATGTTTATTTCATGGATTCCGACGATTTGGTTGATACCGATTTGATTAATCAATCGGTGGAGCTTTCTCAGCGATTGAAAGCTGACACAATTATTTTCGATATTGGCGAATTAAACGAAAAGGGCGAACATATTTTAATGAATGATGGTCCTAACTATCAACAAACCCAATTGCTTTCAACACAGGAAGCACTCAGCCTAATTATTCGTTATTCTCGTTTCGTTGGTCCTTTCAACTATTTTGCTCGCAAAGATGTCTACACGAAAAATCAGATTCTTTTTCCGGAAAATATGATTTTTGAGGATCAGATTTCAACACCAACGGTTTATTCACATGCAACAAAAATTGCTTTTCTAGCGGGCCGGTCAATGTATTGGTATCGTCGGCGAGGGAGCAGCGCAACTGGAGAGAAATGGACCAAGAATTTAAAACAAACAATTACTGATCTTTTTTTTGCATTAGACAAAGAGAGACAAATTTATTTGAATTTTTTTGACAAGAAATATATTGATAATTGGCATTTTCACCGAATGATTCGTTTTTATAATTTTTATTTTCCTTTGAATATTCGCAGAAAATTTGCCAAAAAAATGAAAAATGATATTGATTCAATTGGCATAAGTACGTTGACTCGTCGGGAGAAAATTACCTATAGAGCGGCTTCATCGACTTATATTAATTATTTTTATCGAAATTTCAGAAAAATTAAGGATATGTGA
- a CDS encoding glycosyltransferase produces MKNLAILIPAYNESLTIKKVVSDLKHIVEKIPDSSIYVYDNNSQDDTAQLADEAGAIVKHEYVQGKGAVIRRMFREVDARVYIMIDADDTYPVEAIPEMYHRVVDKKVDMVVGDRLSSTYFEENKRPFHNFGNSIVKFLINHLFDTNIKDILTGYRAFSYRFVKTFPVLSKGFEIETEMSIHAAETNMFVENQVIEYRDRPEGSESKLDTYGDGMRVILKIWNLFRIYHPLAFFGTISGILTVMSLIAFWLRVFMPYRKTGTVANMPTLVVSMIVLLIAIVSLFSGLILDAIQSQEKMDFEYRLIDAEQRINK; encoded by the coding sequence ATGAAAAATTTAGCTATTTTAATTCCTGCTTATAATGAGTCTTTAACAATTAAAAAAGTTGTTAGCGATCTAAAGCATATTGTTGAAAAAATTCCGGATTCGTCGATCTATGTTTACGACAATAATTCCCAGGACGATACGGCACAATTAGCCGATGAGGCCGGGGCAATTGTCAAACACGAATATGTTCAGGGGAAAGGTGCTGTTATCCGTCGGATGTTTCGCGAAGTTGATGCTCGTGTTTACATTATGATTGATGCAGATGATACTTATCCCGTTGAAGCAATTCCTGAAATGTATCATCGAGTTGTAGACAAAAAAGTTGATATGGTTGTCGGCGATCGATTATCTTCAACTTACTTTGAAGAGAACAAACGACCTTTTCACAATTTTGGGAATTCGATAGTAAAGTTTTTGATTAATCATTTATTTGATACGAATATTAAAGACATTCTTACCGGATATAGAGCTTTTTCCTACCGCTTTGTAAAAACTTTTCCAGTATTGTCAAAGGGCTTTGAAATTGAAACCGAAATGAGTATTCACGCTGCCGAGACAAATATGTTTGTTGAAAACCAGGTAATTGAATATCGTGATCGGCCCGAGGGCAGTGAATCGAAATTGGATACTTATGGCGATGGAATGAGAGTAATTCTTAAAATTTGGAATTTATTCAGGATTTACCACCCATTGGCTTTTTTTGGCACTATTTCCGGAATTTTAACGGTTATGAGTTTGATTGCTTTTTGGCTGCGTGTTTTTATGCCGTACCGAAAAACGGGTACGGTTGCCAACATGCCAACATTAGTTGTTTCAATGATAGTGCTTTTGATAGCAATCGTTTCTTTGTTTAGTGGCTTGATCCTTGATGCCATTCAGTCTCAAGAGAAAATGGATTTTGAATATAGGCTAATTGATGCGGAACAAAGAATTAATAAATAA
- a CDS encoding glycosyltransferase family 2 protein, whose product MEIIQHPTVDVVIPTYKRPEERDRQNYMLKDALNSVFQQSYPVNKVFVVVDGRSEIAKEIVADFHEDQIRIIESNEKNGGGSARNLGIRASKADFVAFLDDDDLWDKNKIEKQLAVLKDYSPNDLVFSFTQVKSEESNHYDLLPASGPRKGWSFAEYIFLHNGYMTTSTIMSSRGLLAKNMFTEKLPKHQDWDWLFKADFFCHAKAVYVGRPLTIYRTQYAGRSMSVSQRNTWHYSHEWMLRYQKYLSKEVAASFDRGNVINGLLDDHSMNKLKKIWILRHILLDFPDKERKSEWKKHILPFIIAQLKGRFHAAK is encoded by the coding sequence ATGGAAATAATTCAGCATCCGACAGTAGATGTCGTTATACCAACCTATAAGCGCCCCGAAGAGCGTGACCGGCAGAATTATATGTTAAAGGATGCTTTGAATTCTGTTTTTCAGCAAAGCTATCCGGTTAATAAAGTGTTCGTTGTTGTTGATGGCCGTTCAGAAATTGCTAAAGAAATCGTGGCTGATTTTCATGAGGATCAAATCAGAATCATTGAATCAAACGAAAAAAACGGCGGCGGTAGTGCACGAAATTTGGGTATCCGAGCTTCTAAAGCGGATTTTGTTGCTTTTTTAGATGACGACGATCTTTGGGATAAAAATAAAATTGAAAAACAATTGGCTGTTTTGAAAGATTATTCTCCCAATGATTTGGTTTTTTCTTTTACGCAAGTAAAATCAGAAGAAAGCAATCACTACGATCTTTTGCCTGCAAGTGGTCCACGAAAGGGATGGTCTTTTGCGGAATACATTTTTCTTCATAATGGTTATATGACAACGTCGACGATTATGTCGAGTCGTGGACTGCTGGCTAAGAATATGTTTACGGAAAAACTTCCAAAGCATCAGGATTGGGACTGGTTGTTTAAAGCCGATTTCTTTTGTCATGCTAAAGCTGTTTATGTTGGTCGGCCTTTAACAATTTATCGAACTCAGTATGCAGGACGATCAATGAGCGTTTCTCAGCGGAACACCTGGCATTATTCTCATGAATGGATGCTTCGGTACCAAAAGTATTTAAGCAAGGAAGTGGCTGCTAGTTTTGATCGCGGGAATGTGATTAACGGTTTGTTAGACGACCATAGTATGAACAAGCTGAAAAAAATTTGGATTTTACGTCATATTTTATTGGATTTTCCAGATAAAGAACGCAAGTCCGAATGGAAAAAACATATTTTGCCCTTTATTATCGCTCAACTGAAAGGACGGTTTCATGCCGCAAAATAA
- a CDS encoding capsular biosynthesis protein: MKTYSLLDLLKLIINKWWIWVLTTIVFAAVGFGFAKMTHFKIYQATSTLTISHNYAKISQADKQNSGQDAFDLTQSDILLQNSIKSLIKDSTITDNAKKTVHFSSDNVSVNSPDNSVLIKINASAKEPKKAVKIANALSKSTKEILPKILPAAGKVIVAQKASETIEWVGPSTKKYTLIGAIFGLVLSGVVLLWNDVKDKLK; this comes from the coding sequence ATGAAGACATACTCCTTATTAGATTTATTGAAATTAATAATTAACAAATGGTGGATTTGGGTTCTGACGACAATTGTTTTTGCTGCCGTAGGCTTTGGATTTGCAAAAATGACTCATTTTAAAATTTATCAGGCAACTTCAACGCTGACAATATCGCATAATTATGCAAAAATCAGTCAAGCTGATAAACAAAACAGTGGTCAAGACGCTTTTGATTTGACTCAAAGCGACATTTTGTTACAGAACTCAATTAAAAGTTTGATCAAAGATTCGACTATCACTGACAATGCCAAAAAGACCGTTCATTTTTCATCGGATAATGTTAGTGTGAATTCACCTGACAACAGTGTTTTGATTAAAATTAACGCAAGTGCAAAAGAACCAAAAAAAGCTGTCAAAATTGCTAACGCCTTATCAAAGTCAACCAAAGAGATTCTTCCAAAGATTCTTCCAGCAGCCGGAAAAGTTATTGTTGCTCAAAAGGCTTCCGAGACTATCGAGTGGGTTGGACCGAGTACGAAAAAATATACTTTGATTGGAGCTATTTTTGGGCTGGTTCTATCAGGAGTAGTACTCCTTTGGAATGACGTAAAGGATAAGCTTAAGTAA
- a CDS encoding sulfatase-like hydrolase/transferase, with the protein MFKNLFGKFRDSKFNKTFGKTFSKINNFKSKKNSSMLASIFFPRWLFYGLITLIFSLFDVFFVQFMIQVGMNQTLTQKIEAATNFIIGGLTPGSETHQIILNLIFVFAFFGIILAVTNRFWLTFILNNLIFIVFGIADQQKLVYRNEAILPSDLSQLSNPFALVSFIGMSAFELIAIFIAAVLVIAALYFLFRRFDSRIKFTKWYIRLPLFLLSGLILFSAQDLYTPGTIPNKVALHFDDSPKPWDTNLDQRDNGAIYSFMRFFDDKVMTMPSGYSKTAIEKIDKKYSKIAKKINKTRKNYLNQQTVIYILSESFSDPRRVPGLTVNPDPIPKIRSLKTKTTSGLMLSSGYGGGTANLEYQALTGLSLTNFLPTLTSPYVQLVPGSSYVPNVSNSWTIKNAIHPYLPLVYDRSTVYKKMGFQHFYSLYSPKVKYSKRIDKNPYASDESAYEDILWQLNKTSKPQFIQTPTIQNHLSYNDWYKKYTFNIKSTYNRSSWETSEVKTYVQGLSYTDNSTQKFIDALNKIKRPITVVWYGDHLPGIYDSEMDDSKNLLKLHETDYFIYSNKASKSHSTKLTDNTSYTSPNYFQALAAEHMNTKVSPFLALLTELREQIPASSNALAKNGSALWEPNENKNIYLDNSGEQIDNSDLTTKQKQLLKDYKMVQYDITRGKHYVKDDGFMKVPSK; encoded by the coding sequence GATATTTTCACTTTTTGACGTCTTCTTTGTTCAGTTCATGATTCAAGTAGGAATGAATCAAACTTTGACGCAAAAAATCGAGGCGGCAACTAATTTTATTATTGGTGGTCTTACGCCGGGAAGCGAAACACATCAAATTATTCTAAATTTGATATTTGTATTTGCTTTTTTTGGAATAATTCTGGCTGTTACGAATCGTTTTTGGCTGACTTTTATTCTTAACAATCTGATTTTCATTGTTTTTGGAATTGCTGATCAGCAAAAACTGGTTTACCGGAACGAAGCCATTCTGCCATCTGATTTATCGCAACTATCCAACCCTTTTGCCTTGGTTAGTTTTATTGGTATGAGTGCTTTTGAGCTGATTGCTATTTTCATTGCGGCTGTCTTGGTTATTGCGGCTCTTTATTTTCTTTTTAGAAGATTCGATTCCCGAATAAAATTTACCAAGTGGTATATTCGTTTACCACTCTTCTTGCTTTCCGGCCTGATTCTTTTTTCAGCCCAGGATCTTTACACTCCTGGAACGATTCCAAATAAAGTCGCTCTTCATTTTGATGATTCGCCAAAACCGTGGGATACGAATTTGGATCAAAGAGATAATGGTGCTATATATTCCTTTATGCGTTTTTTTGACGATAAAGTTATGACAATGCCAAGTGGTTACTCAAAAACGGCGATCGAGAAAATTGATAAAAAATACAGTAAAATTGCCAAAAAAATAAATAAGACGCGAAAAAATTATTTGAATCAACAAACAGTCATTTACATATTAAGTGAAAGTTTTTCCGATCCAAGACGAGTTCCCGGCTTAACGGTTAATCCCGATCCAATTCCTAAAATAAGGTCTCTAAAAACAAAAACAACTTCAGGCTTAATGCTGAGTTCCGGTTATGGTGGCGGGACTGCCAATCTTGAATATCAAGCGTTGACAGGCTTATCGCTGACAAATTTTCTTCCAACGTTAACTTCTCCTTATGTCCAATTAGTTCCAGGATCGAGTTATGTGCCAAACGTTAGCAACAGCTGGACGATTAAAAATGCTATCCATCCTTATCTACCGTTGGTTTATGATCGTTCAACGGTTTATAAAAAAATGGGCTTTCAACACTTTTATTCGCTCTATAGCCCAAAAGTTAAATATTCAAAACGAATTGATAAGAATCCTTATGCTAGTGACGAGTCTGCTTATGAAGACATCCTTTGGCAGCTTAATAAAACTTCAAAACCGCAATTTATTCAAACACCGACTATCCAAAATCATTTAAGCTATAACGATTGGTATAAAAAATATACTTTTAACATTAAATCTACCTATAATCGATCTAGTTGGGAAACTTCCGAAGTAAAAACCTATGTTCAAGGACTAAGCTATACCGATAATTCGACTCAAAAATTCATTGACGCATTAAATAAAATTAAACGGCCAATTACAGTTGTTTGGTATGGCGATCATCTTCCGGGAATTTACGATAGCGAGATGGATGACTCCAAGAATTTGTTAAAACTACATGAAACCGATTATTTCATATATTCAAACAAAGCAAGTAAATCGCATTCCACTAAGTTGACCGATAACACAAGCTATACTTCTCCTAATTATTTCCAGGCACTGGCAGCTGAACACATGAATACTAAAGTTTCGCCATTCTTGGCATTACTTACTGAATTAAGAGAACAAATCCCTGCTTCTTCGAACGCCTTAGCTAAAAATGGTTCCGCTTTATGGGAACCTAACGAAAATAAGAATATTTATTTGGACAATTCCGGTGAACAGATTGACAACAGCGATTTGACAACAAAACAAAAGCAGTTATTGAAAGATTACAAAATGGTCCAATATGATATTACTCGAGGCAAACACTATGTTAAAGATGATGGATTTATGAAAGTCCCTAGCAAATAG